The segment GTAAAGAAATTCCCGCTTCATAAGTTTCTATAATCTCATAATCTCGCTTCGCTGATTTATTGGAAGCAATGATTTCCATAAGCAATAATTTCATATATCTTATCAGAAAAAGATAGAGAAATCAAACATTATGGCAAGACCTTAAAAAAAATATTAAACAGAGATAGAAATAGCGGAATAGTGACGAGACTAATGAGGTGGCTAAGAAATATACTTTGTGAGATATACTCGCGATTGCCCCCATAAACATTCGCAATAACTACCAGAGAAGTCGCCGAAGGCATGGTTGACTCTAATAAAATGGTAAAAGATATAAGAGGGGGGATTTTCAGAAAATATAAAAAACATAAGCAGAAAAAGGGAATAACTATTAACCTTAGAAAGACTGTTATAAAGACTTCTTTTTCCAATTTAACCCCAAATTTACAATTGGCTAAGGACGCCCCTACGATAAACATCCCCAAGGGAACAGTCGTATTTCCCAGAATTCTAAATGGATTTAAGAAAATTTGGGGAATAATCCTCTTAACAGGTAATAAAACTAAAGAAAACAATACTGCCAAAAAAGGTGGGCTGAATAAACGCATCCAGGAAAATTTTTCCTCTATCTTTTCTCTAAATGCATAAACTCCCCATGACCAGATAACTAAGTTAAATCCCATGAGAAAAAAGATAATATAGAGCATTACGAGGCTTGCTTCTTCCTTTTTTAACAAAGCAGAAACTAGAGCCAGAGGGAGATAACCTGAGTTCTGAAAACTTACCAAAGTTTTAAACTCCAGCTGATTCCTGTTATATTTAGTTATTTTTACTACTATTTCCGCTAAAAAATAGCTAGTAACAATCATCCCCAAGGAAACCAAAGGAAAAATCCACCAATATCCTAAAGTCGAAAAGCTGAACTCCTCAATAATATGGGTAAAAATCATTAAAGGAAGAGTAATGTTGATAACTAACTCGCTTAAATAATCAACCAATTGAGCTTTAACTATTCCGGCTTTAATACTCAAGAAACCAATCAAGGCAGGA is part of the Candidatus Omnitrophota bacterium genome and harbors:
- a CDS encoding AEC family transporter, with the protein product MGNMFSSTFFISFFAIVEVLIPALIGFLSIKAGIVKAQLVDYLSELVINITLPLMIFTHIIEEFSFSTLGYWWIFPLVSLGMIVTSYFLAEIVVKITKYNRNQLEFKTLVSFQNSGYLPLALVSALLKKEEASLVMLYIIFFLMGFNLVIWSWGVYAFREKIEEKFSWMRLFSPPFLAVLFSLVLLPVKRIIPQIFLNPFRILGNTTVPLGMFIVGASLANCKFGVKLEKEVFITVFLRLIVIPFFCLCFLYFLKIPPLISFTILLESTMPSATSLVVIANVYGGNREYISQSIFLSHLISLVTIPLFLSLFNIFFKVLP